The genomic interval AGGCAATGGTGGAATAGGGTCTATAACATCCTCCATAAGAAAGCAATTTGCTGATGTAGTAACTGGAAAAGAAAAATCGCGTCAAGATTGGCTGACCTACTTGTAAATCGAATTCATCACAACAAATCTAAAGAAACCAAAGACATACAATGTGTTGAAGATGAAATGTTTGTCATACAAGAAATAAAGTTGACCATTAATACTTTTCAATGATTGCTGCGTCCGGACTTGTCTCCTGCCACTGAAACAACGCTCGTGTCATTTTTGGTTAGTTTTTTTTATTGTTTGCCTCGTCACTCAAAAAAATACATTATCTCATAAATTGTTCTCTAACCAAAATTTTGGAAGTGTCGTTACTTAAAAAAGACATAATACCACATTGCGTGTTTCTGAACTATTCCGGCTTTTTAAAATTCTTTATTTTGTTTAGTACCTCATGTGTTTCTTGAGAGGATCAGGTTAGAGCTTTGTAAATTTTTTGCATCGAAATATCATATCTATAACCTGTATTAAAGTGTCCACCGTTGTATTCCTCATACTCATGTTTGATGCCCAAGTTTTTACACTCTTCGCTGACAACTCTAGTACCTATCTGCAAATTGAATTCATCAAATATTCCACAATCAAAGTATATCAGATCCATTTTTCTTAGTTGCTCTGCAAAGTTTGATATTAAATTTACTGGGTCATGTTGTTTCCAAAGGGACCATATATTTTCTCTAAAGTTTCCTGTGACTATATCAAATGGGAACTCTATTTTTAGTTTATGATTTTCAGCACTTGGTGAATAATGTGCTGCCATCGACATAACGTTGAGAGTTGTAAAATCCTCCTTAGTTCGGCTGGAATCCTTATTCCAAAACTCATCTATCCAATCAAGGGGATCTTGATATTTCTTTAATGTCTTGATTGCAGTAGGAAAATCTGGAAGATAACAATATTCAAAGCATGAGTCAAATGAGTGTGCTGCAATAGCACTAAAAGTTTGCGGATGGTGCATCCCCAATGAAAGCGCCCCATAACCACCAGAAGATTTACCTAATACCGCACGTTTTGAAACATTATAGTTATTGTCAATAAAAGGAACGATTTCTTTTACAATATAGTCCTCGTATCTTCCGATCACAGTCGAATTGATGTATTGACTTCCACCCAATCTATTAAAGCAATTCACCACCACTATTATCATATCTCCACATGTCTTGTCACTAATTTGTTTTTCTAGCCTCTCATAAATTGACAATGAAAAGGGATCATGTTTGATTGCAGAGTAACTATCATTACCAAATGCAGGAAGGAAAAAAATAACTGGATAACCAGATGAACTACTACTCTTGTAATTTTCGGGGGTATAAACTATAATATCTCTTTTCGTAGGATCTCCAAGTGGATTGTCTTGTAGTACTTTGCTTTCAAAGGATCGATACTCTAACTTTCCATTCAATTTTTTTATCCATATCCTGGATATCTTTCTTTAATTTTCCTCCTGATGCTCTGTGATAATTTCTCAGAAACCATCTCGTCATACCTACTCTTGCCTGTTAGATTCTTATTAGTATACAAAAATGGGCCATAAAGATAGTCCGTACCCCGTGTTGGTACCGTGGGTTCCATAGAGTTTAAAAGTGAGTTCAATTCCTGATTTATATTATCATTAGTTTTTCTTGCAATGGAGTCCTGCTCTTCGGCTAGCCTTTTAAAAATATTTACAAAAACCGGAGGATCTATTTTCCTATATCCAAAGGGAATCAGATTGTCATTATAGTCTCTTTCAATTATAGGTCTATCTACATCTATCCTAGCTCCCGAAATAATTGGTGACGGTTTAAAAATTGAATCTATCTTCAATTTCCAAGATTCTTGGGGACTTGTGATAGTAGCATCATAAAACCCATCTCTTATTGAGTTAGTGGAAATTATAAAATTCCAATTTTTAGGATTTGCAGAATATCTTTTGAAGATTTGTTTCGCCAGCGACTTTTCCTCCAAAATTTCCATGCCTCTAAGTTACCCCTCATTTAATAATAGGATTGCGCTTACAGACATTTTAATCCCTCCTTGCGATATCATAAGTTGATTACATCGTCTAGTGTAGAAAAGGGTGGTGATCTGCCAGTGGCCGCAAACATCGTAGAATTTCCCTTTTTTCCCTTCTCTACTATGAATTCCATCTTCTTGAAAATTACCAAAGCGATTTTCCCTCTTTGTCGATTATTGCCACAAGCTTTTCTTTCCTTATCTTGGAGATCTTGTAAGATAAATCGTTTATTGGCCAATTCAGTACCGTTGGATAATTCTACACATGCCCGCCACAAAATAGATATTACCGAATGGGTATGTCGGAGCGATCCTAGATACAATATTTTAGAATGCTTTTGGGTTAGAATTTGTGCTGCGAATTCCAGATCGTCTGTCTTTTTCCTGTAAATATTGTAAATGCTCCTTTTTTTCCTCGGGTTTTCTTCTAAATTAAACCAAAAACTATATCCCTCGGGTTCTGAATAAAAGCGATGAATGTCGTCAGAGGTCCCGTGGCCTTGTCTATTTGTTTGTTCTGCATCTCTATTTAATTTCCAATTTCGATTGTCATTTAATATTTTTTTTGCCTCAATCAACCTATCATAATTTACAATGAATTTTTTTCTCCTGTGAGTCTCTAATCTAAGCAAAATGCCACCATCGACAAGACTGTTTAGTGCAATCTCAAAGTTTCCATCGTAATTATTGCCACATAGTTTTTTCAGCTGATCATCAAAAAGAACGTTATGAACACCCTCCCCAATCAAATTGTAAATTATCCAGCGTTTCCAGTTTGAGATAGGTGTCATCTAAAATTTCACTCCTGCTAGAGTCAGTTTCTCATTCAAACATTTAATCTTTCCTATTAAAGGGAATACTAAAATTTAGACACTGATAACTTGACAGGAAAAGATTGTAAAACTAAAAAATCTTTCTTAATTTAATATTTGAATGTCAGGATATTGCATTATTGTTTGGGCACAAGCAGGAGGGTTAGTGAGGTGACAGATTTTAAACCAACATCGAATTTTTCTAAAGTACCGTCCTATGGAAATAGCAGATTCTACTTTGTTTCATAGCTATAGTTAGACCGACTGTATTCATCAGACTCATGTTTAGGTTGATTTCCAAATGAGTTGATAAAGAGAAGTGTCGCGGTAAATAAACTGCGGTGGGCCATTGCAGCAACCCCTTAACTCAACGTGTGGTCTTTTTAATGATTTGGCATAATGATCATAATAGTTATTTGCTGATTAGTTTTGTCAAGCCTCATTATAAGCTTCATAGGCGACTTTTTCTGCGAGATTGGTTTCAGTAGGACCATCGATAGAACTTAAAATATGTAATTGGGGTTGACCATGTATCCATACTAAGATATGAAGTTTCTATACGACCGTTGCTCTCAGCACTTTTTTTTACATAGTTATGTATCAAAAACTAACTTTGATTGTCCAAGTTCGACCAAAAGCCCGGTAATAAGTTGTGATTATTAGACGTTCTTATCGTGAATGAAATCAAGATAACTTTGACACATTATCAACTAAATGTATTGGATAATATCGTGTTGAATGTGTATTTTACTATTGCAATACCTTCAGTCAAATCATTTAGGTTTGTAAATCGGAAATTCTGATAAAATTTTATAATTTTCAACAGTCTAGTCGCTTTTATTAATTACAAAAAATAGATTTATGAATGCAAAGTCAATATGGAGTAACTCGGAGTGACTCTTAAATACTACTGCGAAGTACCTAATTCGTGTACACTTGCAATATATGTAATCTAATTTTTAGCAGAAAATGGAACTATAAACGACACCTTAACCGTAAACACCCTCTCATTGTTTCAAAAGTCAATCATGAGCAAAATAAGGACTCCGCTTTCACATCAAACGAACCAGGTCCAATCAAAGAATTTGACATGACAAATCCAATAGTACAAAAATTGCATATAGATCTCTTTCAATCTATGGAATTATTGGAAAAATATTTGACTGGTCCACAAAAAAATGAAGCTCTTTCAGCTGCCTTGCTGTATTCTTTATCCGCTAGAAATCCTGTTAAAGATTTGGAAGAACGAGCGAATCTCTTGTATGCTACATATTGCAAAAATCATTTAATTCATTACATTTCAAGGGGCAATTCAATGGAATATTCAAAAGCTAAAACAGTTTTCGAAGGTTTGTTAACTAGTAATTGACCTAATAATAAACAGACACAATTGCAATTAGTGTGACGTCAATATTACTCCCAAAATTCTGAATTCAAAAGTCTGTATTTAGGTCATTATTGTTTTCGATGCTAAATCGGCTAGTAAAGTTTTCAAGACCTCGCTAAAGGGTAAATTTCGAAATTGTCTAACAAGGGCCTTGTAGACGATGACCTTCATGTGACTTAAGGAGGCAAGTCTGTAACTGCAGCTAAAAGCCAAGTATACGGGAATAAGCATTTAGTAGCAAATTAATACCATTAGTATCTTTCCAGTATAAGAAAGATCATCGACAGAAAATTATTTGGTTCTTAATACTTTTCTAATTTTTATGTCTTTTTTTCTAGTACATCGGTTAGGATTAAATTAACAGCACTATTAGCGGAAATGCAATTATAATTTAGTTCTCAAATTAAAGTAATAGAAAATGAGTCAATACTTGATTCTCGCCTTAACAGGCCTGTCATTGCTGTTTTTGAACTTGCCAGGTTATGACTCTAATTATATATTTTCATATGTACAATCACCACAATCTTCATTTGAAAATATACTTCACAAGTATGACGAAAACAAAACCACTCTGTATAAATGTGATTTTCTGAATTTGTGTAATCAGGATAATAACGTTAATCTAAACGGGATCTCTCATTCATTTAGCAAGGGCATTGTGGATATTTCTTACCTAAAGATAGATATCGATTTACCTTTTCCTTAAATTTTGAGTTTGATACTTGATTGGTTTTCTTTAATAAGATGATTAAAATCTCTAGCCTTTTGGTGGTATGGGGATGAGGGTGATGTTCTATTCCCTCAGCATCTAAATGGGCCACATTATCATCTACACATATCATTTTTAGGATTTTGGCAAATAAGCTGTACTTTTCCTCTATGTTTTTAACTAGAGTAATTCCATCTGCTGTAAGTTTCAATCCTATATTTTTTTCATAAATTAAATAATTATTTTCGCCTAATTTTTTAACCATTTTAGTTACACTAGATGAACTCACATTCAGATACTTTGAAATGTCTGCAGTAGTAGCAGTAGCAGTAGCAAATATCCCTATCGTTCAATCAACTCGTACTTTACCTCTAAATAACCCTCCATTCTATTAGTTCTGATTTCATCCTCTTTCGTTTCATTTTGGCAATTACGAAAAGTCCAAGCGGGTTTCAAAAAAGTCTTTTTTAATCAATATTCGTCCAAGGGTAAACAAGTTGAATTAATATGAATAATAAATAATCCTATCTTAAATTGATGTAAGAAAGTGATGGTTGGTATTATTTATAGAAGGAGCCACACGTCACTACTATTAAATATTTGATTTTTACATTGATTGAATGATATTAAAAGAAAAAAAGTCAATAAGAAGAGGAGACTTCATGCGTTAAATGAATTTACTGATTCAGAAGTAGAGTATTTTATAAATAGAATTAAAGACGTTAAACCATTTCCAAAGATGAGAGATTTAAAAGGCCTTTTGAGCCCCACACTATCCCTTGACAAAATTAATGCTATTTTAAAGTACTTGGAAAGATCTAATGGGATCATTGTCGATTTGGATGGGAACATAGTTTGGATAAAAGAAAATAATCTGAAACAGGATACAGAATTGTCTGAAACAGCAAATTTTTCAAAGGAATTTGTTGAGCGGTTTGGGAAATTTTAAAAACTAGGAAATTATTTGTAAATATTTAAATCACGTATAAACATAATTTAATATAAACATGGTAGATTTTTTTAAATCTAAACGAAATAGAAGGATTACTCCAGATGGAGAACCATTGGAGGATGTCGGTGGTGGTGGTGGATTTGGTTTTTCTAGTCCATTAAAGATCGCTATACCTGCAATAATTGCTGTTATTATAATTTTTGTTGTCTTGACTTCTAGCCTTAAGATAGTGGAGGCCGGTAACCGAGGTGTCTTGCTCAAATTTGGGGCAGTAGACACGTCTGTATCGTTAAGCGAGGGTTTGCATTTTGTACTGCCTTTTAGAGATTCAATTATACCTATGGAAGTTCGAACCCAAAAGATTGTTGAGAGTACTACGTCTGCTTCAAAAGACCTTCAGAATGTCGCGACTGAGGTGGCGTTGAACTATCGTATTAACCCTGACACGGTACCAATTTTATATAAAGAAATAGGACTTGACTACTCAAACAGGGTAATAGTTCCTACTATCCAGGAATCAGTAAAACAAGTTACCGCTAGATATAATGCTGAAGAATTAATTACTAAAAGAGATCAAGTCAAATCTGAAATAGAAGAACAAATCGAAGCTAGGTTAACGCCATATAATATTATAATGGATACAATCTCGATAACTGACTTCCAGTTCTCAGATCAATTCGTTCAAGCCGTAGAAGCTAAAGTCCAAGCAGAGCAGAGGGCACTCCAAGCACAAAATGAACTTCGTAGGATTCAGATTGAAGCTCAACAAACAGAAGCACGGGCATTGGGTGAGCAAAAGGCCAATATTGCTTCAGCTGAAGGTCAAAGGCAAGCTAACATTTTGAGGGCTCAAGGTGAATCTGAAGCAGTCAAAATTATTGACACACAGCTAAGAAATAGTACTGAATATCTGAACTGGCTTCAATCCCAGAGATGGGATGGAAAACTCCCTCTTGTAACTGGTAGTGGCGGCGGCAGTGGTGCCGGTGGTGGTGCAAGTAACTTGGGTGCGATCCCATTCATCGAAATTCCATTAGGAGATTCGAGCTCTGGATCAACAGCAACTTCTGCACCTACAAACAGCTCTGCTAATACCTCAGGCCAGGCAATTCCACCTATACCTTCAACCCTCCCGCCTCAACAATAAGGGAGTAAAGCAACTAACTATCACCTTTTTTTGTAAGGGTGAAAAAACGTAAAAGGATAGAGGATGTCCGATTTTTTTTGTCTAAATATATGTAAAATTACTTTTTCAGAGAATTATCTCAAATCCTTATATTGTTAAATGATAGGTTAACGAAATGAAAACGCTTATAATCCTATCACATGATATGGATAAAGGTAATATTGTACTTCAAAGAAGGCCTCACCTTTGATGACGTTCTATTGGTTCCTAAAAAGTCACCCATCGTATCACGCGCTCAAACTAAATTAAAAACTCGATTATCTTCCAATGTTAATCTAAATATCCCCCTTATTAGCGCCAATATGGATTCGGTAACTGAATCTAGAATGGCAATAGCTCTTGCAAGAGAAGGAGGAATAGGAATAATTCATAGATTTATGGCTATCCATGAACAAGTTGAGCAAGTGCTTAAGGTCAAAAGGAGTGAATCAGTCGTTATTGAACAACCTTACACAATTCAACCAGATAGCAACATCCGCCAAGCTAATACTTTGATGATAGAAAATGGAATATCCGGATTGCTTGTAAAGGATAAAGACAACAAGCTATGTGGTATCCTGACGCGGAGAGATACGATCTTTGAACGTAATTTAGATACTCTTGTGTCGGATTTGATGACTAAAGATGTAGTATCTGCAAAAGTTGGAACAACTATAGAACAGGCAAAAGAGATTCTTCACAAAAACAAAATTGAAAAATTACCTGTAGTAACTGATAACGGCGAAATACATGGATTAATAACCGGAAAAGATATCTTGAAAATGGAAGAATTTCCCAACTCTTCAAAAGATAAGAAGGGTCGATTGTTAGTAGGCGCAGCAGTTGGTGTGAAGGGTGATTATCTTGAACGTACAGAGGCTCTGTTAAATAATGGTGCAGATGTCATAGTCGTGGATATCGCTCACGGCCATAGCGACAATGCAATTAATACAGTGAAGATGATTAAACGGGCATTTCCAGCATGCGAATTAATAGCTGGGAATGTTGCCACCGGGAAGGGTACTGAAGACCTTATCAAAGCAGGAGTAGACGCAGTAAAAGTTGGAGTTGGTTCTGGTTCTATATGTATTACAAGGATAGTAACTGGGTCTGGAGTTCCCCAACTTACTGCTATCATAGATAGCGTTAAGATGGCCAAGAAGCATGACATTCCAATTATTTCGGATGGGGGAACTCGAACATCAGGTGATATGACAAAAGCACTTGCTGCAGGGTCCTCTTCAGTTATGATAGGCAGTCTCTTCGGAGGTACCGATGAAAGTCCAGGCAAGACATTAGTAAAAAACGGTAAAAAATACAAGATGTATAGAGGGATGGCATCCTTTTATGCTGCTCTAGGAAGAAGATATCGCGAAAACCCTGATTCTAATTCTGAAGATGATGATTTAAATGACTATGTTGCTGAGGGAGTTGAGGCCATGGTGCCCTATAAAGGGAGTGTCATAGAGATAATTAGACAACTGGTTGGTGGAGTGAGATCTGGTTTAAGTTATTGTGGGGCAAATACTATACCTGAAATGCAAGAAAATGCGGAGTTTGTCAAAATTACACTGGCTGGTTATAAGGAGAGTCATCCTCACGATGTCGATGTAATATGATAAACAAAGTATCCTAAGTAAAGATTAGCCTGCATTGGATTAAGGTAAAATCTAGATTCAAGATATATCGAGGCCGAGACGAAATTCGCCTTCTTTTATAATAAGTTAGAATAGCACAATAAAGTAAAATTATTCGGTTTCTAATGCTATCTTCTATCAATAGTGTCCATTATTTCTGCACCTGTGCCTACGATTGTTACGGGCAATCCAGTTTCTGATTCGATGTTTGATACAAAGTCTTTGGCTTCTTGTGGCAATTTAGAAAAATCCTTTATTCCCTTTGCTTGAGGGTAAAGTAC from Candidatus Nitrosocosmicus hydrocola carries:
- a CDS encoding C2H2-type zinc finger protein, encoding MYTCNICNLIFSRKWNYKRHLNRKHPLIVSKVNHEQNKDSAFTSNEPGPIKEFDMTNPIVQKLHIDLFQSMELLEKYLTGPQKNEALSAALLYSLSARNPVKDLEERANLLYATYCKNHLIHYISRGNSMEYSKAKTVFEGLLTSN
- a CDS encoding alpha/beta hydrolase, which translates into the protein MNGKLEYRSFESKVLQDNPLGDPTKRDIIVYTPENYKSSSSSGYPVIFFLPAFGNDSYSAIKHDPFSLSIYERLEKQISDKTCGDMIIVVVNCFNRLGGSQYINSTVIGRYEDYIVKEIVPFIDNNYNVSKRAVLGKSSGGYGALSLGMHHPQTFSAIAAHSFDSCFEYCYLPDFPTAIKTLKKYQDPLDWIDEFWNKDSSRTKEDFTTLNVMSMAAHYSPSAENHKLKIEFPFDIVTGNFRENIWSLWKQHDPVNLISNFAEQLRKMDLIYFDCGIFDEFNLQIGTRVVSEECKNLGIKHEYEEYNGGHFNTGYRYDISMQKIYKALT
- a CDS encoding transcriptional regulator, translating into MGIFATATATTADISKYLNVSSSSVTKMVKKLGENNYLIYEKNIGLKLTADGITLVKNIEEKYSLFAKILKMICVDDNVAHLDAEGIEHHPHPHTTKRLEILIILLKKTNQVSNSKFKEKVNRYLSLGKKYPQCPC
- the guaB gene encoding IMP dehydrogenase, with protein sequence MYFKEGLTFDDVLLVPKKSPIVSRAQTKLKTRLSSNVNLNIPLISANMDSVTESRMAIALAREGGIGIIHRFMAIHEQVEQVLKVKRSESVVIEQPYTIQPDSNIRQANTLMIENGISGLLVKDKDNKLCGILTRRDTIFERNLDTLVSDLMTKDVVSAKVGTTIEQAKEILHKNKIEKLPVVTDNGEIHGLITGKDILKMEEFPNSSKDKKGRLLVGAAVGVKGDYLERTEALLNNGADVIVVDIAHGHSDNAINTVKMIKRAFPACELIAGNVATGKGTEDLIKAGVDAVKVGVGSGSICITRIVTGSGVPQLTAIIDSVKMAKKHDIPIISDGGTRTSGDMTKALAAGSSSVMIGSLFGGTDESPGKTLVKNGKKYKMYRGMASFYAALGRRYRENPDSNSEDDDLNDYVAEGVEAMVPYKGSVIEIIRQLVGGVRSGLSYCGANTIPEMQENAEFVKITLAGYKESHPHDVDVI
- a CDS encoding prohibitin family protein, which produces MVDFFKSKRNRRITPDGEPLEDVGGGGGFGFSSPLKIAIPAIIAVIIIFVVLTSSLKIVEAGNRGVLLKFGAVDTSVSLSEGLHFVLPFRDSIIPMEVRTQKIVESTTSASKDLQNVATEVALNYRINPDTVPILYKEIGLDYSNRVIVPTIQESVKQVTARYNAEELITKRDQVKSEIEEQIEARLTPYNIIMDTISITDFQFSDQFVQAVEAKVQAEQRALQAQNELRRIQIEAQQTEARALGEQKANIASAEGQRQANILRAQGESEAVKIIDTQLRNSTEYLNWLQSQRWDGKLPLVTGSGGGSGAGGGASNLGAIPFIEIPLGDSSSGSTATSAPTNSSANTSGQAIPPIPSTLPPQQ